Proteins encoded by one window of Elaeis guineensis isolate ETL-2024a chromosome 12, EG11, whole genome shotgun sequence:
- the LOC105033475 gene encoding pEARLI1-like lipid transfer protein 1 — translation MASKSLASTSLLLALNLLFFTLVSSTSVPCPPPPSKPTPTPSPSSGSKCPINTLKLGVCAKVLNGLINVSLGKPPKKPCCTLLEGLVDLEAAVCLCTALKASILGIKLNVPVDLSLLLNYCGKKVPAGWKCA, via the coding sequence ATGGCTTCCAAGTCCTTGGCTTCCACATCCCTCCTCCTCGCTCTCAACCTCCTGTTCTTCACCTTGGTCTCTTCCACAAGTGTCCCCTGCCCACCACCTCCTTCTAAGCCTACGCCCACTCCCTCACCTTCTTCTGGATCAAAATGCCCCATCAACACACTCAAGCTCGGTGTGTGCGCTAAGGTTCTTAACGGCCTGATCAACGTCTCTCTCGGCAAGCCACCAAAGAAGCCTTGCTGCACCCTTCTTGAGGGCCTTGTGGACCTCGAGGCTGCCGTATGCCTTTGCACTGCCCTCAAGGCCAGCATCTTGGGCATCAAGCTCAACGTCCCTGTCGACCTTAGCTTGCTTCTGAACTACTGCGGCAAGAAGGTCCCAGCAGGCTGGAAGTGCGCTTAA